In Apium graveolens cultivar Ventura chromosome 10, ASM990537v1, whole genome shotgun sequence, the following are encoded in one genomic region:
- the LOC141692203 gene encoding cell differentiation protein rcd1-like yields the protein MLNLPDSLYPDPIQGDNSVMSNGGAPANNNGPCDGASKAIDWPSASVEDLVVLLQEPEHREKAISSLTQIKKQGRIQDLALHIWRSISTVFLLLSEVLSIYKSLTPEKLTMKDSIQIHCYLYPFLETEETSKPFQYLRLMSLGVIGGLLKEVGDPSTKVAVHCLLESGLFPLCLKSIEYGNELSQSTASWIMSRIMMQEQGLQYCCEPANRLCVIMKVFNDVIEKMQDEPSTTVLKNIIQCYVILSDDPSRGCLLLRSFIPPILTTAPYIEALRARPITLKNLQDLFRKLSMGCGPNAEAVGDVTGSSHLDR from the exons ATGTTGAATCTCCCTGACTCTCTTTATCCTGATCCGATACAAGGTGACAACAGTGTTATGTCGAATGGTGGTGCACCTGCTAACAACAATGGTCCCTGTGATGGTGCTAGCAAAGCTATTGATTGGCCTTCTGCTAGTGTAGAGGACTTGGTTGTGTTGCTTCAAGAACCTGAGCATCGCGAAAAGGCCATTTCATCTCTTACTCAGATTAAG AAACAGGGAAGAATTCAAGATTTGGCCCTCCACATTTGGCGGTCAATCAGTACGGTTTTCTTACTCCTATCG GAAGTATTATCTATATACAAGTCGTTAACACCTGAGAAACTTACTATGAAAGATTCAA TTCAGATACATTGTTACCTGTACCCTTTCTTGGAGACTGAAGAAACGAGCAAGCCATTCCAGTACCTAAGGCTAATGAGCTTGGGAGTCATTGGTGGTCTTCTGAAGGAG GTTGGCGACCCTTCGACAAAGGTTGCTGTTCACTGTTTGCTTGAATCAGGACTCTTCCCTTTGTGTCTAAAATCCATAGAATATGGAAACGAACTTTCACAATCA ACTGCATCTTGGATAATGTCAAGAATAATGATGCAAGAGCAGGGACTACAGTATTGCTGTGAGCCTGCAAACCGGTTGTGTGTAATCATGAAGGTTTTTAATGACGTAATTGAAAAGATGCAGGATGAACCGTCTACTACAGTTTTGAAGAATATTATTCAATGTTATGTCATACTGTCCGATGATCCAAG CAGGGGTTGTCTCCTCCTGAGAAGCTTCATTCCGCCAATACTGACGACTGCCCCATATATTGAAGCCCTTCGT GCACGCCCTATAACCTTAAAAAATTTACAAGATTTGTTTCGAAAGCTATCGATGGGATGCGGGCCAAATGCAGAAGCGGTTGGTGATGTTACAGGTTCCTCACATCTTGATCGCTAG